A single region of the Drosophila takahashii strain IR98-3 E-12201 chromosome 2R, DtakHiC1v2, whole genome shotgun sequence genome encodes:
- the LOC108067160 gene encoding cathepsin L-like, which yields MRRLQLLLVQILLLLLLVEFGMTLVSDVQWAKYKARYKKRYRSDDNYHRAILTRRVQAVANHNRLYSQGKVGFRMGVTEFSDTDQGLLLRYRTAVTPPPESSIGYVAKPPGYRNYDQITGGIDWRQYGYISAVENQGTDCLSCWAFSASGALEAHLARKHSRLVPLSPKHLVDCVPEPNDGCFGGWVSVAFNYTRDHGIATKASYPYEAKQGTCRWNPQLKASALRGYVTLNNYDERELAEVVYNIGPVAVSIDHLHEEFNAYSGGILRIPACRSERINLTHSVLVVGFGTDPNWGAYWLIKNSYGTEWGESGYFRLARNANNMCGVASLPQYPLV from the coding sequence ATGAGAAGACTTCAGTTGCTTTTAGTACAAATActtctcctcctgctccttgtGGAATTTGGAATGACATTGGTGTCCGATGTGCAGTGGGCCAAGTACAAGGCCAGATACAAAAAGCGCTACAGATCGGACGACAATTACCACAGGGCAATCCTAACGAGAAGAGTCCAAGCGGTGGCCAATCACAACAGGCTGTATTCGCAGGGCAAAGTGGGATTTAGGATGGGCGTAACCGAGTTCTCCGACACCGATCAGGGTCTGCTTTTAAGATATAGAACTGCGGTAACACCGCCCCCCGAATCAAGTATTGGATATGTAGCGAAACCACCGGGATACAGGAACTACGACCAGATAACCGGAGGAATAGACTGGCGGCAGTACGGCTACATCTCGGCAGTGGAAAATCAGGGCACCGACTGCCTAAGTTGCTGGGCCTTCTCCGCCTCGGGAGCCCTGGAGGCGCATCTGGCGAGGAAGCACTCCCGCCTGGTGCCCCTTTCCCCCAAACATTTGGTGGACTGCGTACCCGAGCCAAACGACGGCTGCTTTGGAGGCTGGGTGAGTGTGGCCTTCAACTACACGAGGGATCATGGGATTGCCACCAAGGCCTCCTATCCCTACGAAGCGAAACAGGGGACTTGCCGCTGGAACCCTCAGTTGAAAGCATCTGCTCTCCGCGGTTACGTTACCCTGAATAACTACGACGAAAGGGAACTGGCCGAGGTGGTTTACAACATTGGACCCGTCGCCGTGTCCATTGACCATCTTCACGAGGAATTCAATGCGTACTCCGGTGGCATCTTGAGGATTCCGGCCTGCAGATCGGAGAGGATCAATCTTACACACTCCGTTCTCGTGGTGGGATTTGGAACTGATCCAAACTGGGGAGCCTACTGGCTAATCAAGAACTCCTATGGAACAGAATGGGGCGAGAGTGGCTACTTTAGACTGGCTAGAAATGCCAACAATATGTGTGGTGTAGCCTCCCTGCCACAATATCCACTTGTATAA